The following coding sequences are from one Luteimonas sp. S4-F44 window:
- a CDS encoding AEC family transporter has protein sequence MIAHTIPVVLVVLLGVWLRRSPRTPEGFFPAIEWFTFYVAFPALLFVNTAQLVVSAVQLRDLAAATLLPTLLFAAAVALALRLARGLPDASRSSVIQGATRPSTYFGLSVAAVVFERDTAALVMLALAICLPAVNVIAVVALTRWSERPASPGRVARALAGNPIIIATAVGAAVNLSGLPLPAALTHGLEILGGAALALGLVCVGGGLVFEWSASRPAAMATTSALKLLALPLVAVLACRLLGASEGVTAASCFYAALPTASNAYIMARQMGGDAPLMAALITLQTLLAVVTVPLAMHLPAWLTG, from the coding sequence GTGATCGCCCATACCATCCCGGTTGTGCTCGTGGTGCTGCTCGGCGTGTGGTTGCGGCGTTCGCCGCGCACGCCCGAGGGCTTCTTCCCGGCGATCGAGTGGTTCACGTTCTATGTCGCATTTCCAGCGCTGTTGTTCGTCAATACCGCGCAATTGGTGGTCTCGGCGGTGCAGTTGCGCGACCTGGCCGCGGCCACGCTGCTGCCGACGTTGCTGTTCGCCGCCGCCGTCGCGCTGGCGCTGCGGCTGGCCCGTGGCCTGCCCGATGCCAGCCGGTCCTCGGTGATCCAAGGCGCGACCCGGCCGAGCACCTACTTCGGTCTGTCGGTCGCCGCGGTCGTGTTCGAGCGCGATACTGCCGCGCTGGTGATGCTGGCGCTGGCGATCTGCCTGCCGGCGGTCAACGTGATCGCGGTGGTGGCGCTGACCCGTTGGAGCGAACGGCCGGCAAGTCCAGGGCGGGTCGCGCGCGCCTTGGCCGGCAATCCGATCATCATTGCGACCGCCGTCGGCGCAGCGGTCAATCTCTCCGGGCTGCCACTGCCGGCCGCGCTCACCCATGGCCTGGAGATTCTGGGCGGCGCGGCGCTCGCGCTCGGCCTGGTCTGCGTCGGCGGCGGCCTGGTGTTCGAATGGTCGGCCTCCCGCCCGGCGGCGATGGCCACGACCTCGGCACTCAAACTGCTGGCGCTGCCGCTGGTCGCAGTGCTCGCCTGCCGGTTGCTCGGCGCCAGCGAGGGGGTAACGGCCGCCAGTTGCTTCTATGCCGCGCTGCCGACGGCGTCCAACGCCTACATCATGGCGCGCCAGATGGGCGGCGATGCGCCGCTGATGGCCGCGCTGATCACGTTGCAGACTCTGCTGGCTGTGGTCACGGTGCCGCTGGCGATGCACCTGCCGGCCTGGCTCACGGGTTGA
- the ftsB gene encoding cell division protein FtsB, whose translation MRAILVVMLMLTVLLGWLQYRLWYGVGGTTQVEELRARVEAQARQNEGLQQRNDALAAEVADLKSGEAAIEERARGELGMIKPGETFYRVVDDARVAPLPAEHTAGQGQDGGDGR comes from the coding sequence ATGCGCGCGATCCTCGTCGTCATGCTGATGCTAACCGTTCTGCTGGGCTGGTTGCAGTACCGGCTGTGGTATGGCGTCGGCGGGACGACGCAGGTCGAGGAGTTGCGTGCGCGGGTCGAGGCGCAGGCCCGCCAGAACGAGGGCTTGCAGCAGCGCAACGACGCGCTGGCCGCCGAGGTTGCCGACCTGAAGTCCGGCGAAGCCGCGATCGAGGAGCGCGCGCGCGGCGAGCTGGGCATGATCAAGCCCGGCGAGACCTTCTACCGGGTGGTCGATGATGCGCGGGTGGCGCCGTTGCCGGCCGAGCACACGGCCGGC
- the hutG gene encoding N-formylglutamate deformylase, whose translation MADILELHRGTAPLLVSLPHDGTRLPDDLAQRLTPEARTVPDTDWHVSRLYAFARGLGASILVPRYSRYVIDLNRPEDDTSLYPGQNTTGLCPQVRFDGGPVYLEGAAPDAAEIAARVDRYWRPYHAALRDELARLRARHRRVVLWEGHSIRGTLPFLFEGRLPDLNLGTAAGTSCSLALEARIAGLLEGQSDYEWVANGRFRGGYITRHYAAPDDGIEAVQLEISQRCYMDEASFAWDAARAAALQPLLQRLLQTAIAHAQGSRTG comes from the coding sequence ATGGCCGATATCCTCGAACTCCATCGCGGCACCGCGCCGCTGCTGGTCAGCCTGCCGCACGACGGCACTCGGCTGCCCGACGACCTCGCACAGCGACTCACCCCCGAAGCCCGGACCGTGCCGGACACCGACTGGCACGTGTCCAGGTTGTACGCTTTCGCGCGCGGGCTCGGCGCCTCGATCCTGGTGCCGCGTTACTCGCGCTATGTGATCGACCTCAACCGCCCCGAGGACGACACCTCGCTGTATCCGGGGCAGAACACCACCGGGCTGTGTCCGCAGGTGCGCTTCGACGGCGGGCCGGTCTACCTGGAGGGGGCCGCGCCGGACGCGGCCGAGATCGCGGCGCGGGTCGACCGCTACTGGCGGCCCTACCACGCGGCCTTGCGCGACGAGCTCGCTCGCCTGCGCGCCCGCCACCGGCGCGTGGTGCTGTGGGAGGGCCACTCGATCCGCGGCACCCTGCCGTTCCTGTTCGAGGGGCGCCTGCCCGATCTCAACCTCGGCACCGCTGCCGGCACCAGTTGCAGCCTGGCGCTCGAAGCGCGGATCGCTGGATTGCTCGAGGGCCAGTCGGACTACGAGTGGGTCGCCAACGGCCGCTTCCGCGGCGGCTACATCACCCGGCACTACGCCGCGCCCGACGACGGCATCGAGGCGGTCCAACTGGAGATCAGCCAGCGGTGCTACATGGACGAGGCCAGCTTCGCCTGGGACGCGGCCCGTGCCGCGGCGCTGCAGCCGCTCCTGCAGCGCCTGCTCCAGACTGCGATTGCCCACGCACAGGGGAGCCGGACCGGCTGA
- the eno gene encoding phosphopyruvate hydratase, with protein MTTIAKIHAREILDSRGNPTLEAEVTLADGSFGRAMVPSGASTGAREAVELRDGDRTRYLGKGVTKAVANVNGAIAEALAGFDATDQAGLDKRLIDLDGTENKGRLGANALLGVSLANAHALAASKKVPLWKHLAGDRTPVLPVPMMNIINGGAHADNNVDFQEFMVLPVGFSSFSESLRAGAEIFHALKSVLKGHGLSTAVGDEGGFAPDFRSNVEALDTILEAIGKAGYAAGEDVLLGLDVASSEFHDNGKYHLVGEGKRLSGEQFVDFLADWAAQYPIVTIEDGMAEDDWAGWKLLTERIGQKVQLVGDDLFVTNPRIFKEGIDSQTANAILIKVNQIGTLSETLEAIAMADAAGYAAIVSHRSGETEDTTIADIAVATTATQIKTGSLCRSDRVAKYNQLLRIEEALGGQARYAGRDAFVSLKR; from the coding sequence ATGACCACAATCGCCAAGATCCACGCCCGTGAAATCCTCGATTCGCGCGGCAACCCGACCCTGGAAGCGGAAGTCACCCTGGCCGATGGCAGCTTCGGCCGCGCGATGGTGCCCTCGGGCGCGTCGACCGGCGCCCGCGAGGCCGTGGAACTGCGCGATGGCGACCGCACCCGCTACCTGGGCAAGGGCGTGACCAAGGCGGTAGCCAACGTCAACGGCGCGATCGCCGAGGCGCTGGCCGGCTTCGACGCGACCGACCAGGCCGGGCTGGACAAACGGCTGATCGACCTCGACGGCACCGAGAACAAGGGCCGGCTGGGCGCGAACGCGCTGCTGGGCGTGTCGCTGGCGAACGCACACGCGCTCGCCGCCTCGAAGAAGGTGCCGCTGTGGAAGCACTTGGCTGGCGACCGCACGCCGGTGCTGCCGGTGCCGATGATGAACATCATCAACGGCGGCGCGCACGCCGACAACAACGTCGACTTCCAGGAATTCATGGTCCTGCCGGTCGGTTTTTCGAGCTTCTCCGAGTCGCTGCGCGCCGGCGCCGAGATCTTCCACGCGCTCAAGTCGGTGCTCAAGGGCCACGGCCTGAGCACGGCGGTAGGCGACGAGGGCGGCTTCGCGCCGGACTTCCGCAGCAACGTCGAGGCGCTTGACACCATCCTCGAGGCGATCGGCAAGGCTGGCTACGCCGCGGGCGAGGACGTGCTGCTGGGCCTGGACGTGGCCTCGAGCGAGTTCCACGACAACGGCAAGTACCACCTGGTGGGCGAGGGCAAGCGTCTGAGCGGCGAGCAGTTCGTCGATTTCCTCGCCGACTGGGCCGCGCAGTACCCGATCGTCACGATCGAGGACGGCATGGCCGAGGACGACTGGGCCGGCTGGAAGCTGCTGACCGAGCGCATCGGCCAGAAGGTGCAGTTGGTCGGCGACGATCTGTTCGTGACCAACCCGCGCATCTTCAAGGAAGGCATCGACTCGCAGACCGCGAACGCCATCCTGATCAAGGTCAACCAGATCGGCACGCTGAGCGAAACCCTCGAGGCGATCGCGATGGCCGACGCGGCCGGTTACGCGGCGATCGTCTCGCATCGCTCCGGCGAGACCGAGGACACGACGATCGCCGACATTGCAGTCGCCACCACCGCCACGCAGATCAAGACCGGCTCGCTGTGCCGCAGCGACCGTGTCGCCAAGTACAACCAGCTGCTGCGGATCGAGGAGGCGCTGGGCGGGCAGGCCCGTTACGCCGGCCGCGACGCGTTCGTCTCGCTCAAGCGCTGA
- the parE gene encoding DNA topoisomerase IV subunit B → MNNRYNAADIEVLSGLDPVKRRPGMYTDTARPNHLAQEVIDNAVDEALAGHARGIEVRLYADGSCEVADDGRGMPVDIHPEEKIPGVELILTRLHAGGKFNNRNYTFSGGLHGVGVSVVNALSTLVEVHIKREGSEHRITFRDGDRATPLEVVGSVGRKNTGTRVRFWPDPKYFDSPKFSVRALRHLLRAKAVLCPGLRVTLHDEVSGERDEWYYEDGLRDYLRGALEGRELLPPDLFVGGLGRETETVDWAVAWLPEGELVQESYVNLIPTAQHGTHVNGLRTGFTDALREFCDFRSLLPRGVKLAPEDVWDRVAFVLSLKMTDPQFSGQTKERLSSRQAAGFIEGAAHDAFSLWLNQHVDLGERIAQLAIERASARLKTEKQIVRKKVTQGPALPGKLADCISQDLSRTELFLVEGDSAGGSAKQARDKDFQAILPLRGKILNTWEVASTTVLGSEEVHNLAVAIGCDPGKDDIAGLRYGKVVILADADSDGLHIATLLSALFLRHFPALVAAGHVFVAMPPLFRVDVGKQVFYALDEEEKRLLLEKIAREKLKGQVNVTRFKGLGEMNPSQLRESAIHPDTRRLVQLTVDDDLETRSLIDMLLAKKRAGDRKAWLETKGDLATLEV, encoded by the coding sequence ATGAACAACCGCTACAACGCCGCCGACATCGAAGTGCTCTCGGGCCTGGACCCGGTCAAACGCCGCCCGGGCATGTACACCGACACCGCGCGCCCGAACCATCTGGCGCAGGAGGTCATCGACAACGCGGTCGACGAGGCGCTGGCCGGGCATGCACGCGGCATCGAAGTGCGGCTCTACGCCGACGGCAGCTGCGAGGTCGCCGACGACGGCCGTGGCATGCCGGTGGACATCCATCCTGAGGAGAAGATCCCGGGCGTGGAACTGATCCTCACGCGGCTGCACGCGGGCGGCAAGTTCAACAACCGCAACTACACCTTCAGCGGCGGCCTGCACGGCGTCGGCGTCAGTGTGGTCAATGCGCTCTCGACCCTGGTCGAGGTGCACATCAAGCGCGAAGGCAGCGAGCATCGCATCACCTTCCGCGACGGCGACCGCGCCACGCCGCTGGAAGTGGTCGGCAGCGTCGGCCGCAAGAACACCGGCACGCGCGTGCGCTTCTGGCCCGATCCGAAGTACTTCGACTCGCCCAAGTTCAGCGTGCGGGCGCTGCGCCATCTGCTGCGCGCCAAGGCGGTGCTCTGCCCTGGCCTGCGCGTCACCTTGCACGACGAGGTCAGCGGCGAGCGCGACGAGTGGTACTACGAGGACGGCCTGCGCGATTACCTGCGCGGCGCGCTCGAAGGGCGCGAGCTGCTGCCGCCCGACCTGTTCGTTGGCGGACTGGGCCGCGAGACCGAGACCGTCGACTGGGCGGTCGCGTGGCTGCCCGAGGGCGAGCTGGTCCAGGAAAGCTACGTCAACCTGATCCCGACCGCGCAGCACGGCACCCACGTCAACGGCCTGCGCACCGGCTTCACCGACGCGCTGCGCGAGTTCTGCGATTTCCGCAGCCTGTTGCCGCGCGGGGTCAAGCTCGCGCCCGAGGATGTCTGGGACCGTGTCGCGTTCGTGCTGTCGCTGAAGATGACCGACCCGCAGTTCAGCGGCCAGACCAAGGAACGCCTCTCTTCTCGGCAGGCGGCCGGCTTCATTGAGGGGGCCGCGCATGATGCGTTCTCGCTGTGGCTCAACCAGCATGTCGACCTGGGCGAGCGGATCGCGCAGTTGGCGATCGAGCGCGCGAGCGCGCGGCTGAAGACCGAGAAGCAGATCGTCCGCAAGAAGGTCACCCAGGGCCCTGCCCTGCCCGGCAAGCTGGCCGACTGCATCAGCCAGGACCTCTCGCGCACCGAACTGTTCCTCGTCGAGGGTGACTCGGCGGGTGGCAGCGCCAAGCAGGCGCGCGACAAGGATTTCCAGGCGATCCTGCCGCTGCGCGGCAAGATCCTCAATACCTGGGAGGTGGCCAGCACCACCGTGCTCGGCTCGGAGGAAGTGCACAACCTCGCGGTCGCGATCGGCTGCGACCCGGGCAAGGACGACATCGCCGGGCTGCGCTACGGCAAGGTCGTGATCCTGGCCGACGCCGACTCCGATGGCCTGCACATCGCCACGCTGCTCAGTGCGCTGTTCCTGCGGCATTTCCCGGCGCTGGTCGCGGCCGGCCATGTATTCGTCGCGATGCCGCCGCTGTTCCGCGTCGACGTCGGCAAGCAGGTGTTCTATGCGCTCGACGAGGAAGAGAAGCGCCTGCTGCTGGAGAAGATCGCGCGCGAGAAGCTCAAGGGCCAGGTCAACGTCACCCGCTTCAAGGGCCTGGGCGAAATGAATCCCTCGCAGTTGCGCGAATCGGCGATCCATCCCGATACCCGGCGCCTGGTGCAGTTGACCGTGGACGACGACCTGGAAACGCGCTCGCTGATCGATATGTTGTTGGCGAAGAAGCGGGCCGGAGATCGGAAGGCGTGGTTGGAGACCAAGGGCGATCTGGCAACACTGGAAGTCTGA
- a CDS encoding CTP synthase — MTPLVFVTGGVVSSLGKGIAAASLAAILEARGLRVTMMKLDPYINVDPGTMSPFQHGEVYVTDDGAETDLDLGHYERFINVRLSGKNSITTGKIYESVIRKERRGDYLGATVQVIPHITDAIKRAIDQATQGFDVALVEIGGTVGDIESLPFLEAIRQIRTDRGSEKAVFMHLTLVPYIAAAGELKTKPTQHSVKELRSIGIQPDVLLCRSEQPLPDGERRKIASFTNVSEKAVISAVDLDNIHKIPMWLHAQGLDQLIVQRLGLDAKAAPTADLSEWLDVVDAVERPLDEVTIAVVGKYVDHKDAYKSVGEALKHGGIRQRTRVSLKWIESQDIERDGAAAWLADVDGVLVPGGFGDRGFEGKVLASECARTTGLPYFGICYGMQAAVVDVARNLAGLEGANSTENDRQSPHPVIGLITEWRTQSGELERRSETSDLGGTMRLGLQEQRLKPGTRARALYGKDVVGERHRHRYEFNNRYRTQLEDAGLVISAKSMDDLLVEMIELPDHPWFIACQAHPEFLSTPRTGHPLFVGFIRAAREKKAGGKLLKEAQA, encoded by the coding sequence ATCACTCCGCTCGTGTTCGTGACCGGCGGCGTGGTCTCTTCCCTCGGGAAGGGCATCGCCGCAGCGTCCCTGGCCGCCATCCTTGAAGCCCGCGGCCTGCGGGTGACGATGATGAAGCTTGATCCCTACATCAACGTCGATCCGGGCACGATGAGCCCGTTCCAGCACGGCGAGGTCTACGTGACCGACGACGGCGCCGAAACCGACCTGGACCTGGGCCACTACGAGCGTTTCATCAACGTCCGCCTCTCGGGCAAGAACTCGATCACCACCGGCAAGATCTACGAGAGCGTGATCCGCAAGGAGCGCCGCGGCGACTACCTGGGCGCGACGGTGCAGGTGATCCCGCACATCACCGATGCGATCAAGCGCGCGATCGATCAGGCCACCCAGGGCTTCGACGTGGCGCTGGTGGAGATCGGCGGCACCGTCGGCGACATCGAGTCGCTGCCGTTCCTGGAGGCGATCCGCCAGATCCGCACCGACCGCGGCAGTGAGAAAGCGGTGTTCATGCACCTGACGCTGGTGCCGTACATCGCCGCGGCCGGCGAGCTGAAGACCAAGCCCACCCAGCATTCGGTCAAGGAACTGCGTTCGATCGGTATCCAGCCCGACGTGCTGCTATGCCGCAGCGAGCAGCCGCTGCCCGACGGCGAGCGGCGCAAGATCGCCTCGTTCACCAACGTCTCCGAGAAGGCGGTGATCTCGGCGGTCGACCTGGACAACATCCACAAGATCCCGATGTGGCTGCATGCCCAGGGCCTGGACCAGTTGATCGTCCAGCGTCTGGGCCTGGATGCCAAGGCCGCGCCGACGGCCGATCTGTCGGAGTGGCTGGACGTCGTCGACGCGGTCGAGCGTCCGCTCGACGAGGTCACGATCGCGGTCGTCGGCAAGTACGTCGACCACAAGGACGCCTACAAGTCGGTTGGCGAGGCGCTCAAGCATGGCGGCATCCGCCAGCGCACGCGCGTGAGCCTGAAGTGGATCGAGTCGCAGGACATCGAGCGCGACGGCGCGGCCGCGTGGCTGGCCGATGTCGACGGCGTGCTCGTGCCCGGCGGCTTTGGCGACCGCGGCTTCGAGGGCAAGGTGCTGGCGTCCGAATGCGCACGCACCACCGGCCTGCCGTACTTCGGCATCTGCTACGGCATGCAGGCGGCGGTGGTCGACGTGGCCCGCAATCTCGCCGGGCTCGAAGGCGCCAACAGCACTGAGAACGACCGCCAGTCGCCGCATCCGGTGATTGGCCTGATCACCGAGTGGCGCACCCAGTCTGGCGAGCTCGAGCGGCGCAGCGAGACCAGCGACCTGGGCGGCACGATGCGCCTGGGCCTGCAGGAGCAGCGGCTCAAGCCCGGTACCCGCGCCCGCGCGCTGTACGGCAAGGACGTGGTCGGCGAACGCCACCGGCACCGCTACGAGTTCAACAATCGCTACCGCACCCAGCTTGAGGACGCGGGCCTGGTGATCTCGGCCAAGTCGATGGACGACCTGCTGGTCGAGATGATCGAGCTGCCCGACCACCCGTGGTTCATCGCCTGCCAGGCGCACCCTGAGTTCCTGTCCACGCCGCGCACCGGCCACCCGCTGTTCGTCGGCTTCATCCGCGCCGCGCGCGAGAAGAAGGCAGGCGGCAAGTTGCTCAAGGAAGCGCAGGCGTGA
- the kdsA gene encoding 3-deoxy-8-phosphooctulonate synthase — MKLCGFDVGLDRPFFLIAGPCVIESEQLQLDVAGQLKEITGALGIPFIFKSSFDKANRTSGTSFRGPGMEEGLRVLAEVKRQIGVPVLTDVHEYTPMDEVASVVDVLQTPAFLVRQTDFIKKVCSAGKPVNIKKGQFLSPWDMKPVVEKAKSTGNDAIMVCERGASFGYNNLVSDMRSLAVMRDTGCPVVFDATHSVQLPGGQGTSSGGQREFVPVLARAAVAVGVAGVFMETHPRPAEALSDGPNAWPLDRMRALLETMLELDAITKRHGLLETEL, encoded by the coding sequence ATGAAACTGTGTGGCTTCGACGTCGGTCTCGACCGGCCGTTTTTCCTGATTGCCGGGCCCTGCGTGATTGAGAGCGAGCAGTTGCAGCTCGACGTCGCCGGCCAGCTCAAGGAGATCACCGGCGCGCTGGGCATCCCCTTCATCTTCAAGTCCAGCTTCGACAAGGCCAACCGCACCTCCGGCACCAGCTTCCGCGGCCCGGGCATGGAAGAGGGGCTGCGGGTGCTGGCCGAGGTCAAGCGGCAGATCGGCGTGCCGGTGCTCACCGATGTTCACGAGTACACGCCGATGGACGAGGTCGCCAGCGTCGTCGACGTGCTGCAGACGCCGGCCTTCCTGGTGCGCCAGACCGATTTCATCAAGAAGGTCTGCAGCGCCGGCAAGCCCGTCAACATCAAGAAGGGGCAGTTTCTCTCGCCATGGGACATGAAGCCGGTCGTCGAGAAGGCGAAGTCCACCGGCAACGACGCGATCATGGTCTGCGAGCGCGGTGCAAGCTTCGGCTACAACAACCTGGTCTCGGACATGCGCTCGCTCGCCGTGATGCGCGACACCGGCTGCCCGGTCGTGTTCGACGCGACCCATTCGGTGCAGTTGCCCGGCGGGCAGGGCACGTCCAGCGGCGGCCAGCGCGAGTTCGTGCCGGTGCTCGCGCGGGCGGCGGTCGCGGTTGGCGTCGCGGGGGTGTTCATGGAGACCCACCCGCGTCCGGCCGAGGCACTCAGCGACGGCCCCAATGCCTGGCCGCTGGACCGGATGCGCGCGCTGCTGGAGACCATGCTCGAGCTCGACGCGATCACCAAGCGCCACGGCCTGCTCGAAACCGAACTCTGA
- the mdtD gene encoding multidrug transporter subunit MdtD has translation MKRPDVLRPHRPMLWLVAAAVFMQMLDTTIVNTALPAMAASLDQSPLRMQAVVVAYALTVAVLIPASGWLADRFGTRRVFLAAIVVFTLGSLACALSQTLHVLVASRVLQGVGGAMLLPIGRLTVLRTVPRTEFLAAMTFVTVPGLIGPLIGPSLGGWLVEVASWHWIFLINLPLGVAGALAALRLMPDLRASVSRFDLLGYGLLAFGMAAVSLSVDALSGHTARGAALVVVLVAGLGALVAYWLHAARTPAPLFPLSLFRVRAFSVGVLGNLFARLGSGGMPYLIPLLLQVGLGVPPARAGMMMIPVVVAGMFSKRIVVPLVQRFGYRRVLVVNTVLTGLAMASFALVQPGQPLWLQIVQFACFGAVNSLQFTAMNTLTLRDLDGEHASAGNSLLSMVMMLAMSLGVATAGGLLAAFGESGGGEPVIAAFRWTFVCVGALTLVSAGIFAQLGRTRRIPEQAVGQADQG, from the coding sequence ATGAAGCGACCCGATGTCCTGCGCCCCCACCGGCCCATGCTATGGCTGGTCGCGGCGGCGGTGTTCATGCAGATGCTGGACACCACGATCGTCAACACTGCACTGCCGGCCATGGCCGCCAGTCTCGATCAGTCGCCGCTGCGGATGCAGGCGGTGGTGGTGGCCTATGCGCTGACGGTCGCGGTGCTGATCCCGGCCTCGGGCTGGTTGGCCGATCGTTTTGGGACCCGGCGCGTGTTCCTGGCGGCGATCGTCGTCTTCACCTTGGGCTCGCTGGCCTGTGCGCTGTCGCAGACGTTGCACGTGCTGGTCGCCTCGCGCGTGCTGCAGGGCGTGGGCGGCGCCATGCTGCTGCCGATCGGCCGGCTCACGGTGTTGCGCACGGTGCCGCGCACCGAGTTCCTCGCCGCGATGACCTTTGTCACCGTGCCGGGCCTGATCGGGCCGCTGATCGGGCCGTCGCTCGGTGGCTGGCTGGTCGAGGTCGCGAGCTGGCACTGGATCTTCCTGATCAACCTGCCGCTGGGCGTGGCCGGCGCGCTGGCCGCGCTCCGGCTGATGCCCGACCTGCGCGCATCGGTGTCACGCTTCGATCTGCTCGGTTACGGCCTGCTGGCCTTCGGCATGGCGGCGGTGTCGCTGTCGGTCGACGCGCTGTCGGGGCACACCGCCCGTGGCGCGGCGCTGGTGGTGGTGCTGGTCGCCGGCCTCGGTGCGCTGGTCGCTTATTGGCTGCACGCCGCGCGCACGCCGGCGCCGCTGTTCCCGCTGTCGCTGTTCCGGGTGCGGGCCTTCAGCGTTGGCGTGCTCGGCAATCTGTTCGCGCGGCTGGGCAGCGGCGGCATGCCGTATCTGATCCCGTTGCTGCTGCAGGTCGGCCTGGGCGTGCCACCGGCGCGTGCGGGCATGATGATGATCCCGGTCGTGGTCGCGGGCATGTTCTCCAAGCGCATTGTGGTGCCGCTGGTGCAGCGCTTCGGCTACCGCCGGGTGCTGGTGGTCAACACCGTGCTGACCGGGCTGGCGATGGCGAGCTTCGCGCTGGTGCAGCCGGGCCAGCCGCTGTGGCTGCAGATCGTCCAGTTCGCGTGCTTTGGCGCGGTCAACTCGCTGCAGTTCACCGCGATGAACACCTTGACGCTGCGCGACCTTGACGGCGAGCACGCCAGCGCTGGCAACAGCCTGCTGTCGATGGTGATGATGCTGGCGATGAGCCTGGGGGTCGCGACCGCCGGCGGCCTGCTGGCCGCCTTCGGCGAGTCGGGCGGCGGCGAGCCGGTCATCGCCGCATTCCGCTGGACGTTCGTTTGCGTCGGCGCGCTGACCCTGGTCTCGGCCGGGATCTTCGCCCAGCTCGGCCGCACACGGCGCATTCCCGAGCAGGCTGTCGGCCAGGCCGATCAGGGCTGA